A region of the Marinitoga hydrogenitolerans DSM 16785 genome:
AAGCGAAAGGGAAGAGCTAAATGAAAGAAATAATAAAAATGCTGGATAAAAGTTTAAAGTATATAAAACATGAAATAAAAGAAGACACAATATATATTTATGTAAAATCAAAAAAGAAAAAAGCAAAATGTCCAGTATGTGGAGAAGAAACAGATAAAGTACATTCAAAATACACAAGAAGCTTTCAGGATTTACCAATAGGAGGAAAAAAGGTAACAATAATATTGGAAATGAGAATATTTAAATGTAAAAACAAAGAATGC
Encoded here:
- a CDS encoding transposase family protein — protein: MKEIIKMLDKSLKYIKHEIKEDTIYIYVKSKKKKAKCPVCGEETDKVHSKYTRSFQDLPIGGKKVTIILEMRIFKCKNKEC